From the genome of Azospirillum baldaniorum:
CCCCGCGGCTACCGCCGCGTCGGGCTGGTCTGGGCGGGGCGCCCGACCCATGGCAACGACCGCAACCGCTCCCTGCCTCTCGCGCGGCTGGCACCGTTCTTCACGCTGGAGAAGACCGCGCTGGTGTCGCTCCAGAAGGGGCCGGCGCAGGCCGAGGCCGCCCGCTATTACGGGACGTCGCCGCTGGTCGATCTGGGGCCGGAGCTGGAGAGTTTCGCCGACACCATGGCGGTGCTGGGGCAGCTCGACCACGTCGTCTGCGTGGACACGGCGGTCGCCCATCTGGCCGGGGCGATGGGGCACCCGACCGCGGTCCTGCTGCCTTACGCGCCGGACTGGCGCTGGCTGCTCGGCCGCAGCGGCACGCCCTGGTATCCCACCGTCACGCTGCACCGGCAGCCGGCGCCGGGGCGGTGGGAGGAAGCCATCCGCGGTGCCGTCGCCGCGGTGACCGGAAGCAACATCAGGGCTTCAGGGCGGCCAAGCCGTCGGTGATGCCCTTGGTGGAGAGCGGGAAGGCCACGGCCTGCGTCCCGCCGTAGGGGCGGACGGTGATCTGCGCCCCTTTGGAGCGGCGCAGCGCGGTCAGGGTTGCCTCGTCCATCGGGGCGTTGGCGAGGCAACCGTCCTGGATGCACTGCTGGTAGGTCAGCGGCAGCGGCTTGCCGTCGTCGATGGTCAGGGCCGCCCCGGCGCGCAGGTCGACGCCCAGCGGCAGGATCACCACCATCACCCCCTTGCCGTCGGGGGCGAAGTAGCCCACCGACGCTTTGAGGATGCGGGTCGCCTGCTTCGCCTCCTTGTTCTCCATCACGCGGGTCTGCGACAGGAAGCAGCGCGGCTTGCCGTCCGGGGGCGTCTCGCATTCGGTCTGCCAGTCGCCGAAGGTCTTGCCCGGCTCCACCGCCCCGGCGGGAGTTCCGCCCGCGATGAGGAGGGGGAGCGCCGCCAGCGCCCCCGTGATGATGGCCTTGCGCATCGCCGTCATGCTCCTCACAGCTTCCATTTCAGGCCGGCGGTCGCCGACACCGTGTTCTCGCGGGCGCGGATCGCGTCCTGAACGCCGATGGTGGCGGTCAGCCGGTCGTCCAGTGCCACGCCCAGCCCGGCGCCGATCACCAGGGCGTCGCGGCCCGGCTTGCTGGCGTCGGCGGTGAAGGCCACCCCGCCCAGACGGTTGGTGGTGGAGGCCGTGGCGTCGGCGAAGTCGTGCTCCCACGCCAGGGCGGCGTCGGGCAGCAGGCGCCAGCCGCCGACCGTCACGCTGGTGCCGGCGCGCACGCCGACGGCGCTGCGCAGGCTGGTCCAGCCCGCCGCCTCGACGTCCAGCGCCACGCCGCCGCCGGACTCGCGGAACGCCTCGCGGGTGATGCGGTCGAAGCGCAGGCCAGCCCGCGGCTCGATCCACGCGCTGTCCGACCCGGCGAAGGCCATGCGGTGCCCGGCGGCGATCTCGGCGGAGAAATCATGGCCGTTCGCGCTGCCGCTGGCGCCCTGGCCCAGCGTGCCGAAGGCGATGCCGCGCGAGGCGTCGTAGTTGGCGTAGCCGTAGCCGATGGCGCCTTCGACGAAGGGGCTGTCGGCCGTGCCGCGCAGGCTCCAGGAGCCGTAGAGGGTCGCCTGATAGCTGTCCACGTCGGCCTTGCCCAGCCCGTCGCGCGAGGTGACGCGGTTGCGCAGGTAGCCGAGCGCCACACCGCCGCTCAC
Proteins encoded in this window:
- a CDS encoding invasion associated locus B family protein; the encoded protein is MTAMRKAIITGALAALPLLIAGGTPAGAVEPGKTFGDWQTECETPPDGKPRCFLSQTRVMENKEAKQATRILKASVGYFAPDGKGVMVVILPLGVDLRAGAALTIDDGKPLPLTYQQCIQDGCLANAPMDEATLTALRRSKGAQITVRPYGGTQAVAFPLSTKGITDGLAALKP